In Chitinivibrionales bacterium, the genomic window CGTGGGCGTCCATGTCGTCAACCTGCTCAACGATTCCGGAAAGCTTCCCGACTTCGCCGAGGCCGTCGACGCGGAAACCAGCGGGCTCGACCTTCCCTCACTCCTTCAGGGACGCGAGCGGGTGATCGTGGTGGATGCGCTCGAAGCTGAGGAAGAGGAGCCGGGGAGCATATTCAGGTTTGATGCGCGCCGCCTCTCTTCATCCGCGCCCCATGCCGTTTCACTGCATGAAACGGGAATCGTCGAGGCGCTCCGGGCGCTCGAAGTGCTCGGCGAGAAGCCGGAAACGGAAATCATCGGCATTGTGCCCCATGATGCGGAATCCATGGGAATCGAACCCACGGAACCCGTGCTCGCCGCGATTCCAAAGGTACTTCGGCTGGTTTTTCAGGCCGTCTCCGATTACCAGAAATCCGACTCCGGAATCGCGATAGGCGAGGACGCGCCCCTGCAATGAACAGGCGGGAATTCATCCGCATTATGGGCGGTGCCAGCGCGCTCCTTGCTTTTCCCGAGGTCATTCTCGCCGGCACCAAGCTCACGCTGGGAAAGGCCTCATCGCGCACCCCGGTAATATGGCTCCAGGGACAGTCGTGCTCCGGCGACTCGGTGTCGCTGCTCAACGCGGGCGACCCGGACATCGCCACGCTCGTCACCAACCGCATCAGCCTGCATTTCCACCAGACCCTTTCCACCGCCACGGGCGACACCGCCATAAACATCCTGCTTAAAACGCTTGACGAAGGAAAAAAAGACTACGTGCTCGTGGTGGAGGGCTCCATCCCGCAGAAATCGGCAACGTACTGCACCATCGGCGAGGTGAACGGCGCGCCGCGCGGCGTGAGGGAATGGGTGGCGCTGCTGGCGAAAAATGCGAAGGCCGTGGTCGCCGTGGGAACCTGCGCCGCCTACGGCTGCATTCCGGGCGCGGCGCTGCGGTCGGGCGGGGAGAATCCCACGGGCGCGACATCGGTGTGGGGCGTTTTGCCCATTGCAAAGCGGATCAACATCCCGGGCTGCCCGGCGCACCCGGACTGGATCATCGGCAGCCTGGTCTATTTGATAATGGGGAAGCGGCTCAAGCTTGACGTGTACGGAAGGCCGCTAGCGTATTTCGGCAGGACGGTGCATGACAAATGCGAGCACCTTGCCGAGTATAAGAAAAACAAGTTCGCGCGTTCGTGGGGCGATGAGGGCTGCCTGTTCCAGCTCGGCTGCCTGGGCATCGACACCAACTGCGACATCCCCACGCGCAAATGGCTCGGCGTCAACTCGTGCACGGGCTGCGGCGCTGGATGCATCGGCTGCACCGAACCGGTGTTTCCGGATTACGGGGCCAGGGGACTGTTCCCGATGAAGAAGGCATAAAATTCACCTCAGAGCCACTGAGAACTCAGAGAAAAAAACTGAGTGAATAGTGAAGAGTGCAGAGTGAAGAGAAATGAGAAGAATGTTCTTGTTGACCGCTGACTGGTGACTGCTAACCGCTTAAAAAGGTACTATGGCCAAAGTAGTCATAGATCCAATTTCCCGCATCGAAGGGCATTTGTCCGTCGAGCTCGAGATTGACGCCGGCAGGGTGAAGTCGGCGCGCACGCGCGGGGACATGTTCCGCGGCTTCGAGCAGATCCTGCTCGGCCGCAACCCGTTCGACGCGGTGCAGATCGCGCAGCGGATCTGCGGCGTGTGCCCGGTGTCGCACGGCATCGAATCGGCGCGCTGCGTGGAGAACGCCTGCGGCGTTACTCCGAACAAGAACGGAAGGCTGCTGCGCAACCTCGCGCTCGCGGGCAACTACCTGCAGTCGCACATCCTGCATTTCTACCATCTGGCCGCCCTCGATTTCGTCGACATCACCGCGATACTCAAGTATTCCGGCAGCGACGGCAAACTCAACTATGTCAAGGCCTGGGCGCAGAGCGAGCTCGCCGAGAAGAAATCCGGCATCGACGCATTGACCGCCTGTTCGCCGTTCCTGCCGCGTTACGAAGGCGGGCTCTACATCAAGGACACCGACCTGAACATCGCGGCGATCGCGCATTATGTCAAGGCATTCGACATGCGCATGAAGGCGCACCGGCTCGTGGCCATTTTCGCGGGACGGATCCCGCACGCCATCGGGCTCGTGCCGGGCGGCATCACGAAAGTGCCCGACAAGGCCGCGCTCGCCGAGGCGGGACGGATCCTGGCGGAAATATCCGATTTTGTCAATAATGCCTATGTCCCGGACGTCGTTGCCGTGGCCAGGACGTTCCCGCAATACTGCGACGCGGGCCGGTTCGGTGATTTCCTTGCCTACGGCGAATTTCCCGACGGAAACGAGATCGCCGACCTTTATTTCCCGCGGGGCATCGTGTCGGCCGGAAAAAAGGAGGCATTTGACGCCGCGAAAATCACGGAGCAGGTCCTGTATTCCCGGTATTCCTCTCCGTCAAACCTTCATCCCTCGCAGGGACAAACCGTGAGCCAACCCGAAAAAACCGGCGCCTATACATGGCTCAAGGCGCCACGGTATCTGGGCAGGCCCATGGAAGTGGGACCGCTGGCGCGCGTCATGGTGGCCTACCTTTCCGGCCATGCCGACATCAAGAGGGAAGTTGACGGCCTCGCGTCGGCGCTGGGAATCGGGCTTCCCCAGCTGCAGTCGGCGATTGGGCGCCACGCGGCGCGGGCCATAGAAGCGAAGCTGCTGTGCAAAAAGATCCCGGGCTGGATCGACCAGCTTGACGCAGGCGACAAGCCGCGCAGCGAATGCGCGATACCGGAAAGCGGCGAGGGCGCGGGCCTCGGCGAGGCCGCGCGCGGCGCGCTCGGCCACTGGATTTCCGTGAAGAACGGAACGATAGCGCGATACCAGTGTGTTGTGCCCACCACGTGGAACGCGTCGCCGCGCGACGACAACGGCACGCCCGGTCCCATGGAGCAGGCGCTCGTGGGCGCGCCGGTACTCGACGATAAAAATCCCATCGAGCCGGCGCGGATCGTCCGCACCTTTGACCCGTGCCTCGCCTGCGCCATCCACAGCGTGAAGGCCGGCAAGGAGATCGCGGGGTACCGGGTATGCTGAAAAACATGCTTTTCTCCCGCGGCCCTTTACGCACCGGAATCATCCTGTGCACGGTGCTGTCGCTGTTGGGCGCAACGGGCGTTTTCGCCCTGTCGCTTGACCTGTACCACGGCAACATCTATTATGCCCGCGACGACCGGGTCGACACGGTGTCCAGCGCAACGGCGCGGCGCAACAATTTCTATGAAGACGTCGGCCTGACGCTCCGCAATCCCGGCGCCACCGGCATGTCGTTCTCGTCCGACGTGTGCATGACAAACGACAAGGCCTCCGGTTTCGCGAAGCAGTACGAGATACGGTCCACGAGCCTCGACTGGAACAACGACGCAACGGGCCTGGGCATGAGCCTCGGCCGCCAGTTCGTGAACACCTTTGCCCGCGATGCCGGATACGTTGACGGCCTCAGCTTTTCCTACGACGCTGGAAAGCTTTTCTCGCTTTCGGCGTTCGCCGGCACCGCCAATCCGTCCCGCTATTCCGACAGCATTCTGAGCTTGGACCCGAAGGCGGCGACGGCCGGCTTCTACGGAAATTTACGTATTGTAAAGGGCACCATGCTGGGCCTCGGCGTCGCGGCCGACAAGCAGGACTCGGCGGCAGGAAGGTTGTACCGTTTCGCGGCGAGCGGGAGTTCCGACATCGCGCATACGGTCGAGGTGCGCGGCCACGCGCGCTTCGAGGCGACAACGAAAACGCTGGACGACTATTACCTCTCGGCCCGCCTGATCCGCTGGGACATGGTACAGTTCGGCCTGCATGCCGCCGGCCGCGCCAGCCAGATCGATTCGGTTGAATATTACGAGCGTATTTTCCTAAACCGCTATAACGAGGGCGGATTTTTTATCGGGTTATATCTTATGAAAAATTTATCGCTCTATGGCACGTATTCGCTGCGGAATTTCGGAGAAGGCGCCGACCATCTTGCCGACTGCCGCATTCTGTTCGAGGGCCTGTCGGTGGTGCTCAATGCCAATACGGGCGTGCACGGCACCATGTACGAGATCACTCCGGGATATACCTTTTCGTATGCGCAACTATTTGATCTCGGCGCAGCGTTCCAATATGATCAATACAAGACGGAGTTGTGGCCGGATTGGCGCAAGGCATACACGGCCGAGGTCTTCATGCGCTGGTTTGTGCCCTGGCTCACGCCGTTAGTGAGCCTTGTTCTCGAGCCGGAAGTGCAATATCTCTCGAACGATTATTACA contains:
- a CDS encoding hydrogenase small subunit, coding for MNRREFIRIMGGASALLAFPEVILAGTKLTLGKASSRTPVIWLQGQSCSGDSVSLLNAGDPDIATLVTNRISLHFHQTLSTATGDTAINILLKTLDEGKKDYVLVVEGSIPQKSATYCTIGEVNGAPRGVREWVALLAKNAKAVVAVGTCAAYGCIPGAALRSGGENPTGATSVWGVLPIAKRINIPGCPAHPDWIIGSLVYLIMGKRLKLDVYGRPLAYFGRTVHDKCEHLAEYKKNKFARSWGDEGCLFQLGCLGIDTNCDIPTRKWLGVNSCTGCGAGCIGCTEPVFPDYGARGLFPMKKA
- a CDS encoding hydrogenase maturation protease, producing the protein MSLKPFLILGIGNLLRTDDGVGVHVVNLLNDSGKLPDFAEAVDAETSGLDLPSLLQGRERVIVVDALEAEEEEPGSIFRFDARRLSSSAPHAVSLHETGIVEALRALEVLGEKPETEIIGIVPHDAESMGIEPTEPVLAAIPKVLRLVFQAVSDYQKSDSGIAIGEDAPLQ
- a CDS encoding nickel-dependent hydrogenase large subunit → MAKVVIDPISRIEGHLSVELEIDAGRVKSARTRGDMFRGFEQILLGRNPFDAVQIAQRICGVCPVSHGIESARCVENACGVTPNKNGRLLRNLALAGNYLQSHILHFYHLAALDFVDITAILKYSGSDGKLNYVKAWAQSELAEKKSGIDALTACSPFLPRYEGGLYIKDTDLNIAAIAHYVKAFDMRMKAHRLVAIFAGRIPHAIGLVPGGITKVPDKAALAEAGRILAEISDFVNNAYVPDVVAVARTFPQYCDAGRFGDFLAYGEFPDGNEIADLYFPRGIVSAGKKEAFDAAKITEQVLYSRYSSPSNLHPSQGQTVSQPEKTGAYTWLKAPRYLGRPMEVGPLARVMVAYLSGHADIKREVDGLASALGIGLPQLQSAIGRHAARAIEAKLLCKKIPGWIDQLDAGDKPRSECAIPESGEGAGLGEAARGALGHWISVKNGTIARYQCVVPTTWNASPRDDNGTPGPMEQALVGAPVLDDKNPIEPARIVRTFDPCLACAIHSVKAGKEIAGYRVC